Part of the Novipirellula artificiosorum genome, GTTATGGGAAGTCGCCCGACGTAAATTGATCCGTCACCGCGAACGCGTGAAGTTCGCCGTGGGGATGGTGATGGCCACTGCAATCTTGCTGCTTGGTTCGGCTATCGTGTGGCGCGGCCGACAAGAAGCTCGCAAGGGCATGGTCCGCATTGTCTCACCGGGCGGTCCGTTCATTGCGTCGGTTTATCGAATGGGCGACGCGGTCGATCCGATCGCTACCGTTACGGTGCCAATGCAAGATCCCTTGGTGCTCGACGAAGCTTCGTATCAAGTTCGTTTAGCTGGCGAGGATCAGCACAGCAGTTTGTCACGGTTTGATGTTTCCGCTGGCCAGTTGACGCGAGGGCTGCTGGTCAATCGATCCGAACCGTTCGATGCGTTCGATGCGATTGAAATCGAGGGCAAAGAACTTTGGCTGCTGCGAGGCGATTCGCCTGGGGAAGAGTTGTTGGCAACGATCGATGCGGCCAACGCCCGTTGGGCGGTTGACCTTGGCGGACGCGAGTTGACACACTTGCACGAGTCACCGCACCATCCACCATTGGCAGAACTGCGCAGCGATAAGGATGTTGTTTGCTTGGTGGATCTGTTTGACGGTCGCGAGGTTTGGCGATCCGTGGCGGAGATCGATCGGCTAAACCAGCGGAGTTTGTTTGAGGAACCGACACCAAGGGTTCAGGGGAATGCGGATGGCTACAGTATCGTTCATCAAGCTCGCGATGGCATTCGGTCAACAACGATTCGCGATCCGTCCCCAAGTTCGGAGCTTAGGAACGCTCTCGCCCGACTGCCGCCCCAGGCACGTGACCGCCGTTTCGAAAGACTTTCTCCGATGTCACCGTTTTGGGGTGGCAATACAGTCCGTTCGACATTGTCATCAATCGTGATCGGCATCGCGCAGACTTGTCTTGCGATTCTATTGCCGCTTGGTTATCTGGTTCATGCAGTGCGCAAGCGCTCTTTCAGTTTGTTGTATCTCCTGCTCGCTCCGGTGGTTGTCGTCTTTGCAATGTTGACCTGGCAATCGTTGCTTGACCCGTCTAAATCGCTCTCGAGCGACCCAAATGTGCGCCAAGGTTGGCCGATTACACTGATCGCTGGCTTGTTTCTAACGGCCGCGTTGTATGCGTTGACTCATCTAATTGTTCGAAAAAACTACATCGCACTGGGGGGCATCTTCTTAGTGGCTTGCTGTCTGACCTCCGCATCGGCAGTGATTCCGATTCTGTTTCAGCGAATGTCCCGTGAGGGTCAGTGGTATACAATCACCGTGGCAGACATCGCGTTTTTGTTTGTGATGATGTTGCTTTATACAACACTTTTCGGTTTTCCGATCGTCAAGCTGGTCCAATGGATTCGCAAGATCACCGGGCGGGTATCGCATGGGTAATTTCGACGCTACAAACGGCGATCCCGAGAGCAGTTTGCGTCACAGTTGGTCGATTGGCCCGCTGCGCCCGTGGTTGTTACGAATTGCAGTGAAGGAGATTCCGGATCATTTGCGAGGCAAGATTGATCCGTCGGACGTTGTCCAGCAAACGCTGCTTGATGCCTGGCGAGGCGACGCTGGTTTTCGTGGATCGTCTCACGCCCAGCGATTGGCATGGTTACGAGTCATTCTGCGTCGCGTGGTTTTGCAAAACCAGCGAGGGTTGCGGGCCGCCAAGCGAGGCGACGGTATCGAGCGAGTAATCAACGACGCGATCAACCGAACAAGTGTTCGCATCGAGGATATCGCAGTTGGCAAGGAGCCCAAGCCGGATGAAGCGGTAGAGGACGCCGAGCAAAATCTGCTCGTTTCCTCTGCAATCGAACGCTTACCCGAAGAGTACCAACGCGTGATCGAACTGCGACATTTCGAGCATTTCACTCACGCTGAGATCGCGTCGAAAATGGAGCGTTCACCTGCCGCAATTCGCATGCTGTGGATCCGCGCATTGATTGCGCTTCGGCAAATGGTTGACAAGGCTGAGTGATCGATCAGCCCATCCGGCCAACGGATGCTGGAATGGGTTCGGTCGATTCCCGCCCATTTCTGCGTTTTTGTTACCGCAAGTTGCTGTCACAAACGGTGACCGTTTCCCAGTTGTCCTTTTGCTCGGCGATGAATTGCAGATGCGGCTCGACTGTTTGGTAGGCGTCGTGCGACGGGCGGTCTCTGAAAATCACGTGCAGGGAAACGTCAAAGTCGAGGTTGACGGGCCGATTGAGTTCCGCTTCGCGTGTGCCGACCGAAAAGTCGACGACACCCTCGTGACCGTCGAGATACTTCTCACAAGCACTGGCGAGCGACTCGATCGATTCGGGGCTGCGGTCCTTGAGAACGAAGAAAACGTGGTGGGCCAAGCGAGCCATGGATTGCACTTCCGAGCGGTAAAAGAGGATAGGGTGTGGGCAAGCGAACGTTTCTCGCCCTCCACCAAACCTTACTCGTTCAAATCGCGATTGGAATAGGGGCTCTTTGGGTCCCGTTTCTTCAGGCCCGCTCGGTCCATCAGCGAGCTCTTCATCAAGTCTTCTAGGTAATCATCGTCTGCGGGCGGTGGTCCGTAGGCCCCGAGGAGCTGCGGCTCATATTCAATCGTGAAATGGTGTTTGGCGATGGACACTTTGCAATGGGGATCGAGCCGTTTGCGGATCACTGGCCGGCCGTCGACCTTGATCCCGTTGCGACTGTTCAAGTCACGAATGAACCAATACCCGTGCTCTAACGTCAAGCGGCAATGCTGCCCCGACACGTTGGCGAATTTCAACTGGATGTCACACTCCCCACGACGGCCGATCAACAAGCGATCCTTCACCAGAGGGATAATGTCCCCGCCGCCGGTGGGGGTTAGCTGGCCATAGGGACCGGCGAAGTCAGGTTTTGATTCAGTATCCACGTTGCGCTCTCGATCGACTTGCTTGTTCACAGACTAGAACCTATTTTGACCGGTTTCCTTGAAATGGCAACGGTTCGACATGGCATCTGAGCAACGATTCGATCAGCGATTGGCCTGGCGATCCGAAAATTTGCGTTTTAACGCCTTTGGGGCTGCATTGAAGCGAAAGTTTGGCGGTCGAATTCAGCGGGTCAGTATCGACGCCGGTTTTACCTGTCCAAATGTTGATGGCGCCGTCGCTCGCGGAGGGTGCAACTTTTGTGACAACCGTTCGTTCAGCCCCTCTCGCCGGGTGCGGCTGAAACAGGTGAACGAGCAGTTGACGCGGGGGATTGCCTCGGTGACAGAGCGATACTCGAAAGTTGCCGGGTTTATCGCCTATTTTCAACCTGCCACCAACACTTACGCTCCGGTTGATCAGTTGGAGGAGCTTTTCGAATTAGCCCTTTCGCTCGACGACCGAGTCGTTGGGTTGGCGGTCGGGACACGGCCTGATTGTGTTCCCGATTCCGTGCTCGATCTGCTCGAGCATTTTGCGAAGACCGCCAACGTCTCGCTCGAATTTGGCATGCAAACGATCCACCAGGCGGGGCTCGATTGGATGAATCGGGCTCATGATCACGCCAGCATGGTCAACGCGATCGACCGCAGCCGAGGTCGTGGATTCGAGTGCTGCGGGCATGTGATTTTGGGCATTCCGGGGGAGACGCACACGATGATGATGCAGACGGCCCAGGAGGTCGGACGGTTAGGATTGGACGCAATCAAGTTGCACAACTTGTAT contains:
- a CDS encoding sigma-70 family RNA polymerase sigma factor, with amino-acid sequence MGNFDATNGDPESSLRHSWSIGPLRPWLLRIAVKEIPDHLRGKIDPSDVVQQTLLDAWRGDAGFRGSSHAQRLAWLRVILRRVVLQNQRGLRAAKRGDGIERVINDAINRTSVRIEDIAVGKEPKPDEAVEDAEQNLLVSSAIERLPEEYQRVIELRHFEHFTHAEIASKMERSPAAIRMLWIRALIALRQMVDKAE
- a CDS encoding FHA domain-containing protein, encoding MDTESKPDFAGPYGQLTPTGGGDIIPLVKDRLLIGRRGECDIQLKFANVSGQHCRLTLEHGYWFIRDLNSRNGIKVDGRPVIRKRLDPHCKVSIAKHHFTIEYEPQLLGAYGPPPADDDYLEDLMKSSLMDRAGLKKRDPKSPYSNRDLNE
- a CDS encoding TIGR01212 family radical SAM protein (This family includes YhcC from E. coli K-12, an uncharacterized radical SAM protein.), whose translation is MASEQRFDQRLAWRSENLRFNAFGAALKRKFGGRIQRVSIDAGFTCPNVDGAVARGGCNFCDNRSFSPSRRVRLKQVNEQLTRGIASVTERYSKVAGFIAYFQPATNTYAPVDQLEELFELALSLDDRVVGLAVGTRPDCVPDSVLDLLEHFAKTANVSLEFGMQTIHQAGLDWMNRAHDHASMVNAIDRSRGRGFECCGHVILGIPGETHTMMMQTAQEVGRLGLDAIKLHNLYAVEGTPLGDQVIAGEIEWMGKDEYIHTVVDFLERIPPETIVERISGEAPPSYLIEPRWCLEKSSIRLGIEQEFAARGTRQGDRFVPPEVAPADRPRPSDTTPESIRHQIDQRRRLPVLKMEG
- a CDS encoding serine/threonine-protein kinase; protein product: MNLSNTEELPDPGDKNPVDLDERIGIVLQAWLERREERVAEDAEQLIMDHPELAPRLRACVESIDLLSGVATSIDAEQQACYPKIPDFEILGTLGRGGMGVVYEAKQLSLDRVVALKVLPLGTVNPLTAKRFQREAETAASLHHTHIVPIYAVGQHKGVHWYAMQRIVGLPLNQAFREHTDGVEIDEVVRIGVEAAEALEHAHHHGVLHRDIKPGNLLIEPEGHVWLTDFGLARRDADVTATVSGAILGTPRYMSPEQVFAPAGQSLDFRSDIYSLGATLFELATGTPLFDGPTPLDVLQQIRTFQAPSPRSIQARIPRDLDVVLKKCLEKDPNNRYQSAGDLADDLCAIRDGRPIKARGVPLWEVARRKLIRHRERVKFAVGMVMATAILLLGSAIVWRGRQEARKGMVRIVSPGGPFIASVYRMGDAVDPIATVTVPMQDPLVLDEASYQVRLAGEDQHSSLSRFDVSAGQLTRGLLVNRSEPFDAFDAIEIEGKELWLLRGDSPGEELLATIDAANARWAVDLGGRELTHLHESPHHPPLAELRSDKDVVCLVDLFDGREVWRSVAEIDRLNQRSLFEEPTPRVQGNADGYSIVHQARDGIRSTTIRDPSPSSELRNALARLPPQARDRRFERLSPMSPFWGGNTVRSTLSSIVIGIAQTCLAILLPLGYLVHAVRKRSFSLLYLLLAPVVVVFAMLTWQSLLDPSKSLSSDPNVRQGWPITLIAGLFLTAALYALTHLIVRKNYIALGGIFLVACCLTSASAVIPILFQRMSREGQWYTITVADIAFLFVMMLLYTTLFGFPIVKLVQWIRKITGRVSHG
- a CDS encoding Dabb family protein — encoded protein: MARLAHHVFFVLKDRSPESIESLASACEKYLDGHEGVVDFSVGTREAELNRPVNLDFDVSLHVIFRDRPSHDAYQTVEPHLQFIAEQKDNWETVTVCDSNLR